GGGAAACCAGTAGCGTCATTCCAGCCTCTCTGGGGCAGAACTCCGGACAGCGTGGATGGGGGAAGGGTGAGTGACACCCCCTCCACTTCTGTGCATCCTTCAGGGAAGCAGATACCCTGCTCCAGCCCTGGATgctgtctcagtttccccagtgtTCGAGACCTGGCACAGCATCTGCGTACCCACTGCCCACCCACACAGTCCCTGGAAGGTAGGGCCAGAGCAGGTGGTGGGGAGGCAGTTGGGGTGGAAGGCAGGTGGAAGGCAGGCAGAGCCTCCAGGCCAGGCTTGGCCACCGGTCTCCACTCCTGTGTCCTTCATCCGTGCCCCGCCAGGCAAGCTCTTCCGCTGTTCCGCCCTGAGCTGCACCGAGACCTTCCCCACCATGCAGGAACTGGTGGCACATGGCAAGCTGCACTACAAACCCAATCGCTACTTCAAGTGAGACCCTGACCATCTCGACTTCCACCTGtgctccgtgaccaggccccaggcagcttCTCCCACCCCTGGTTTGATTGCCACCACCTGGGGTCCAGTCCTTTGTCCCTTTCTAGTCAAGGGGGTTGGTCCCGGCAGTGGGCGCAGCCTCGAGCAAGGCCTGCCCTTACCTGCGCTAAAGGGACTGGTTGCTGGAGCGAGTCCCAGAGACGCGGAGGCCCGAGCTCGGAAAGGGGCGGAGCATACGTGCTGTGTCTCCGCCcagtccctccttccctgcctggagGAAAACCGGCCACCTAAGTCAAAATTGAGACCTCCTATCTCGTTTTCCCAGGGCAAGGACTCGGAGGGGTCTGGAAGGGTCGCGGCCACACTGGGGGGCGCTTAGAGCAAGCTTCTCCCCCGCAAGTGGGGGATACGTGATTTGGGCTTTATGCTCCCTTCCTTACTTCCCGACCTCGCGCGGCGGCCCCCCAGGTAGTATCGGATCGGCCCTACCCTTGTCCCCCAGGAGACCCAGCCCAGCCTTGTGCCTGCCCCCAGGTGTGAGAACTGCCTCCTGCGCTTCCGCACGCACCGCTCGCTCTTCAAGCATCTGCATGTTTGCGCCGAGCATGCGCAGAGCCCAGCCCCGCCGCCACCCCCGGCCCTCGACAAGGAGCCCCCGGCGCCCGAACGTCCCCAGGAGTCAGACGCTGCGTCCGCGCCGGGCCTGCCGTTCCCGCTGCTCGAGCCCTTCAcgacccccgcccctgcccccaccggGCCCTTCCTGCCCTACTTGAACCCCGCGCCCTTTGGCCTAACCCCCCCGCGCCTGCGCCCCTTCCTGGCTGCGGCGCCCGGGCCGCCCGCCTCCAGCGCCGCAGTCTGGAAAAAGAGCCAAGGTGAGTGTGGGAACAGGGCCGCCTGAAGGGTGAACTGAGCTCGCGCGGACTTCTGACCTTGACCCGCCCGTTTACCTCAGGTGCCGGCGGCAGCCCGCGAAGACCCCAGGGCGGCTCCGACGCACCCTCAGGTGCGTGCAGGTGACCACCAGGGACGGGTGGAGGGGAATTTCTGTCCTGCGCCCTGCCAGGCCCAGGGGATGCTGGGAGGCAGCGCTGCCCACCCCTTCCCAGGTGGCCACAACTGCTACCCACGAAATACAAGATTTTGCCTTAAAAATTATTGGCCCCCGAGCCTTCGTCTGCGCCGGCGTTTCCGTGTAAAACCCGCGCCCGGTTCACGAGTCCTTCCCCCTGCGGTGGCTCCAAGGGGTAGGAGCGGGGGATTCGGATACAAGTTTAGTGTCCCCAGTTACGGAGGGGTGGGACGCGATCCGGGGAAGTGGATCGGCCAGACCAAACCCGCCCGTGCACGGGAGCCGATGGGGAGGCGGGGAAAGATCTGACCCGCACTCGTCCTCGTCCGCCATCCTTGGGGGTGGAAGGGTCTTCCGGGACTGACGGGGGCCCCGCCTGCCCGCAGGGCACGCGGCCCCGAGCCGCATCGTGTGGGAGCACACGCGCGGCCGCTACTCGTGCATGCAGTGCGCCTTCTCCACGGCCTCGCGGCCCGCCATGACACTGCACCTGGAGGACCACCGCCCCATCGCCCCCGCGGCCCCGGCGCCCGGGCAGCCGCGCCCCGACGCGCCGCCGGGTAAGGCCGAGGAGCGCgcgggtggggagggcgggggccccgaggcgaggggcggggccgaggctcaggcgccccctcctctgccccacccagaCC
The Panthera uncia isolate 11264 chromosome A2, Puncia_PCG_1.0, whole genome shotgun sequence genome window above contains:
- the ZNF414 gene encoding zinc finger protein 414 isoform X3 — translated: MEEEPSGPSPDMPATAESSFSETDKEVLSPVAAAAAPPSSMGEDPGPDRAATPPVWDRGGPGGSQQGAPSAPDSGQPGPGSGLGPTSTVSGTSEDLRPPRRRQQPGKQIPCSSPGCCLSFPSVRDLAQHLRTHCPPTQSLEGKLFRCSALSCTETFPTMQELVAHGKLHYKPNRYFKCENCLLRFRTHRSLFKHLHVCAEHAQSPAPPPPPALDKEPPAPERPQESDAASAPGLPFPLLEPFTTPAPAPTGPFLPYLNPAPFGLTPPRLRPFLAAAPGPPASSAAVWKKSQGAGGSPRRPQGGSDAPSGHAAPSRIVWEHTRGRYSCMQCAFSTASRPAMTLHLEDHRPIAPAAPAPGQPRPDAPPDPAPLAPKVSPLLAEGECPVFSPF
- the ZNF414 gene encoding zinc finger protein 414 isoform X1, with protein sequence MEEEPSGPSPDMPATAESSFSETDKEVLSPVAAAAAPPSSMGEDPGPDRAATPPVWDRGGPGGSQQGAPSAPDSGQPGPGSGLGPTSTVSGTSEDLRPPRRRQQPGKQIPCSSPGCCLSFPSVRDLAQHLRTHCPPTQSLEGKLFRCSALSCTETFPTMQELVAHGKLHYKPNRYFKCENCLLRFRTHRSLFKHLHVCAEHAQSPAPPPPPALDKEPPAPERPQESDAASAPGLPFPLLEPFTTPAPAPTGPFLPYLNPAPFGLTPPRLRPFLAAAPGPPASSAAVWKKSQGAGGSPRRPQGGSDAPSGHAAPSRIVWEHTRGRYSCMQCAFSTASRPAMTLHLEDHRPIAPAAPAPGQPRPDAPPGKAEERAGGEGGGPEARGGAEAQAPPPLPHPDPAPLAPKVSPLLAEGECPVFSPF
- the ZNF414 gene encoding zinc finger protein 414 isoform X2, giving the protein MPATAESSFSETDKEVLSPVAAAAAPPSSMGEDPGPDRAATPPVWDRGGPGGSQQGAPSAPDSGQPGPGSGLGPTSTVSGTSEDLRPPRRRQQPGKQIPCSSPGCCLSFPSVRDLAQHLRTHCPPTQSLEGKLFRCSALSCTETFPTMQELVAHGKLHYKPNRYFKCENCLLRFRTHRSLFKHLHVCAEHAQSPAPPPPPALDKEPPAPERPQESDAASAPGLPFPLLEPFTTPAPAPTGPFLPYLNPAPFGLTPPRLRPFLAAAPGPPASSAAVWKKSQGAGGSPRRPQGGSDAPSGHAAPSRIVWEHTRGRYSCMQCAFSTASRPAMTLHLEDHRPIAPAAPAPGQPRPDAPPGKAEERAGGEGGGPEARGGAEAQAPPPLPHPDPAPLAPKVSPLLAEGECPVFSPF